The sequence TGTCGGGGCTGCGGTGGGCCTTGATCGCCTCTTCAAGAAGTTCATTGGTAACCGCCGTAAAGTCCTTTTTGGCCCTTTTGGCAATATCGTCTATCTCCCGAACGATTCCCTCGGACAATCTCAGACTCTTCTGCAATGTCGGCATAGCGGCCCCCCGGCGCATATCCCAGCCGCGGTTTCGGGCGGGAAAGAAGCGCACCTACTCTCAAAGTATGAATATATACTACATTGTAATACGTTGTATGTCAACGTGTTTTACATTGAGGTATGACAGGGGATTTTCCGTGTGAGGCTTTCTTTTATTTATGAACGGCGGATGCCGTCTTTCCGCATCCGGCTGCGAAGCGTGCTGGGGTTGAGGCCGAGCATCTCTGCTGCGCCTTTTTTCCCTTCAATCCTCCACCCGGTTTTCTCGAGCGCCTGGAAGATGTGGTCCCGTTCGATCTCGACAAGGGCCTTGCAGTCCTGCGCCTTCTGTTCACCAGCCTTCAGAGAATTCACGAACCGGTCCAGTATCTGCAACCCGGTCCCCTGGCTCGTGATCACCGCCCGCTCGATGATACTCTCCAGCTCGCGCACGTTGCCCGGCCAGTTGTATTCCTGGAGGACGTTCAGGGTGTCTTTCGATACGGTCTCGATCTTCTTTCCTGTTTTCTTGTTGAATTTGGCGACAAAATAATCGACAAGAAGCGGGATGTCCTCCTTGCGCTGCCGGAGCGGCGGGATCGTGATGGGGAAAACATTCAACCGGTAGAACAGGTCTTCCCTGAACCTGCCCTTCCGGATTTCTTCCTCCAGATTCCGATTGGTGGACGCGATGATCCGCACATTGACCTTGATGGTCTTTGGGCCGCCCAGCCGCTCAAACTCGCCGTCCTGGATGACCCTGAGCAGCTTGGTCTGAAGGTCCATCGGCATCTCGCCGATCTCGTCGAGAAACAGGGTGCTGTTGTCGGCAAGTTCGAAGCGCCCCATCTGCCGGTCATGGGAGCCGGTGAACGCGCCCTTTTCCCGCCCGAAGAGCTCGCTTTCGATGAGGCTCGCCGGGAGCGCCGAGCAGTTGACCGTTATAAACGGCCCCGCGTGCCGCGCGGGGCTGCTCCTGCTGTGAATGGAGCGCGCTACTACTCCCTTCCCCGTGCCGGTCTCGCCAAGGAGGAGAACGGTCGCGTCCTGGGGCGCCACCTGTTCGACCTTGAAGAACACATACTCGAGAGCTTTGCTTCGCCCGATAATCTCGCCGAAGTTGAACTCCCTGTCGAGATCTGTGCGAAGGTAGATGTTCTCAGCATGGAACCGGTCCTTTAACTGCTTGTTCTCCGCGTTCGCGCTTTGGAGCGACTCTTCCGTTACCTTGCGCTCCACTATTTCCCGCGAAAGCTGCTCGTTTGCTCTGACCAGCTCTCCAGTCCGTTCCTGCACCGTCTGTTCCAGCATCTTGTTGTAATTCTCGATTTTTTTATACAACAGCCGCACTTCCAGCATGTTGTGGATACGTGTCTTTACTTCGGCCAGATCAAACGGTTTGCTGATGAAGTCCTTCGCGCCGGCTTCCAGCGCCCGCAGCTTGTGACCCGGTTGGGCGGTGATCACGAGGACCGGAACGTAGCTGTCCGTTTCAATTGCCTTCAGGCCTTCCATCACCTGGAATCCATCCATGCCGGGCATCTGCAAATCGAGCAGAATCAGGTCGTAGCGGTTCTTGCGGTGTAGCTCGCAGACCTCGTGCGGGTCCATCGTAGACGCGACGCAAGTATAGCCGGCCCCGTGCAGCA is a genomic window of Nitrospirota bacterium containing:
- a CDS encoding sigma 54-interacting transcriptional regulator encodes the protein MVNLSDILNAGILIVDDLEANVLLLDRMLHGAGYTCVASTMDPHEVCELHRKNRYDLILLDLQMPGMDGFQVMEGLKAIETDSYVPVLVITAQPGHKLRALEAGAKDFISKPFDLAEVKTRIHNMLEVRLLYKKIENYNKMLEQTVQERTGELVRANEQLSREIVERKVTEESLQSANAENKQLKDRFHAENIYLRTDLDREFNFGEIIGRSKALEYVFFKVEQVAPQDATVLLLGETGTGKGVVARSIHSRSSPARHAGPFITVNCSALPASLIESELFGREKGAFTGSHDRQMGRFELADNSTLFLDEIGEMPMDLQTKLLRVIQDGEFERLGGPKTIKVNVRIIASTNRNLEEEIRKGRFREDLFYRLNVFPITIPPLRQRKEDIPLLVDYFVAKFNKKTGKKIETVSKDTLNVLQEYNWPGNVRELESIIERAVITSQGTGLQILDRFVNSLKAGEQKAQDCKALVEIERDHIFQALEKTGWRIEGKKGAAEMLGLNPSTLRSRMRKDGIRRS